One Gemmatimonadota bacterium DNA window includes the following coding sequences:
- a CDS encoding PorV/PorQ family protein, whose translation MTRRRYTLIGLCTLIGLIAGEGFAQESDRPTGTGFSFLKLPTHARMTALGEAGVGLVGSGQAILYNPAGLAFMEGREAYFTYVDWIGGLKHYVAGVSASLPRIGTLGLSAVNLDFNTTQKFSDYAISVAYGGLITNRIAVGTTLKLIHGRSPGEDREQNVFAFDLGAYFATGLRNTVIAMGMENLSTSGLGEPEQGGLPKNVRLGVLLDLIALTAIGPLPHNLDLVVDVNNPNDSNDGFYTDIGIEYTYIHQTAIDNMLGFSLRAGHRKRSGSISDANTLGIGVLLKTHGIGLKVDYTSKFFKSVFDKRVHILSVAFDF comes from the coding sequence TTGACCAGGAGACGATATACGCTAATTGGGCTATGCACGCTAATTGGGTTGATAGCGGGTGAGGGATTTGCCCAGGAGTCCGATAGGCCAACGGGAACGGGGTTCTCTTTTCTAAAGTTGCCCACCCATGCCCGTATGACAGCTCTGGGTGAGGCTGGGGTAGGGTTGGTCGGGAGTGGACAGGCTATTTTGTACAATCCAGCGGGACTGGCTTTTATGGAAGGTCGGGAAGCGTATTTTACGTATGTAGATTGGATAGGTGGTCTCAAGCACTACGTAGCTGGCGTTTCAGCAAGTCTGCCACGTATAGGGACATTGGGACTTTCTGCGGTGAATCTCGATTTTAATACCACGCAAAAATTCAGCGATTACGCCATTTCCGTGGCTTATGGGGGCCTGATTACCAACCGGATTGCGGTGGGAACCACTCTCAAGCTGATCCATGGGCGTTCTCCCGGGGAGGATCGCGAGCAAAATGTCTTTGCCTTTGATTTGGGCGCGTATTTTGCCACGGGATTACGGAATACGGTGATCGCGATGGGCATGGAGAACTTGAGCACGAGCGGGTTAGGCGAGCCAGAGCAAGGAGGTCTTCCGAAGAATGTGCGGCTGGGAGTGCTTCTTGATTTGATTGCGCTGACGGCTATCGGTCCCTTGCCTCATAATCTAGATCTGGTCGTGGATGTGAATAATCCAAACGATTCTAATGATGGCTTCTACACGGACATAGGTATCGAATATACATATATACACCAGACCGCTATAGACAATATGTTGGGATTTTCGCTGCGAGCAGGACACAGAAAAAGGTCAGGTAGTATCTCAGATGCCAACACCCTGGGTATAGGCGTGCTACTTAAGACTCATGGTATCGGTTTGAAGGTAGATTATACGAGCAAGTTCTTTAAATCTGTTTTTGATAAACGGGTGCATATCCTCAGTGTTGCTTTTGATTTTTAG